The Eleginops maclovinus isolate JMC-PN-2008 ecotype Puerto Natales chromosome 3, JC_Emac_rtc_rv5, whole genome shotgun sequence genome includes a region encoding these proteins:
- the LOC134861478 gene encoding E3 SUMO-protein ligase ZBED1-like, whose product MAARPRVPEDDDQPNKRTKTSKVWRYFKEKAHEDFVVCRICKKELAYHSSTTTMHEHMKRRHPGVLLEDDRKQAGQSGILQFFPSKKKDVEEECTPERASVLTQSILNMIIKDMRPMAIVEGVGFREMINTFHPGYLLPSRRHFTDLMEEKYKATLDKVKAEIKNANSKITLTTDCWTSVATEAYLGITCHFLNEKFELTSYVLTTMPLEERHEAENIAKWLEESVEKMGISFKEDILAIVHDNAANIVAALRILHDRYGVASHRCAGHTLQLVIGHALKKDPQINRTLGAARSLVEHFKKSELASTKLKTKQKSMGVVENKLTQDVSTRWNSSYYMVSRLLEQRWPVAAVLSDPDLTKRGKHYLDLKTSQWALLEELQQVLKPFEEATTFLSAESYVTVSTLPRLVKGLQKSTQNRSFECVPINAFQTEADEQIATRWTRETTFSEDGPNVCVCATALDPRYRRLGFLSPDEIQKVQAELQALALDARRRKKERLQAGMEPGDSDSDQPGGKLPIQGKKSLLVSLMDSDSDDSNNDDDQEDEEEMLRKEVQMYFGEHKKVRSLSPLQWWRDNEGKFPNLAQLARSYLAVPATSTPSERLFSAAGNIVSKKRASLTPDHVDMLTFLHFNA is encoded by the exons ATGGCTGCACGCCCGAGGGTGCCCGAAGATGATGATCAGCCCAATAAACGGACAAAGACATCTAAAGTGTGGAGATATTTTAAAGAGAAGGCACACGAAGACTTCGTCGTGTGCCGCATTTGCAAGAAGGAGTTGGCGTACCATAGCAGCACCACAACTATGCATGAGCACATGAAGCGGCGACATCCTGGTGTGCTGCTGGAGGATGACAGAAAACAAGCTGGACAGTC TGGCATATTACAGTTTTTCCcatccaaaaaaaaagatgtggaaGAGGAATGCACACCAGAGAGAGCATCTGTGCTCACTCAAAGCATCCTCAACATGATAATCAAGGACATGAGGCCCATGGCAATTGTGGAGGGTGTTGGATTCAGGGAGATGATAAACACCTTTCACCCAGGTTACCTGTTGCCTTCCAGACGCCACTTCACAGATTTGATGGAGGAAAAGTATAAGGCTACTCTCGACAAAgtcaaagctgaaataaaaaatgcaaactcAAAAATAACACTCACCACTGATTGCTGGACAAGTGTCGCCACCGAGGCGTACTTGGGTATAACTTGCCATTTTCTGAATGAAAAATTTGAGTTGACCTCATACGTCCTGACCACCATGCCACTGGAGGAGCGCCATGAGGCTGAAAACATTGCTAAGTGGTTAGAGGAATCAGTAGAGAAGATGGGCATCTCATTCAAGGAGGACATCCTGGCCATTGTGCACGACAATGCTGCCAATATTGTTGCTGCTTTGAGGATCCTGCATGATCGGTATGGAGTTGCCTCACACAGATGCGCTGGCCACACCTTGCAGTTGGTGATAGGTCATGCCTTAAAGAAAGATCCACAAATAAATAGGACACTTGGGGCTGCAAGATCACTTGTGGAACACTTTAAGAAGAGTGAGCTGGCCAGCACCAAGTTGAAGACCAAACAGAAGTCTATGGGTGTTGTAGAGAACAAGTTAACCCAGGATGTATCCACCCGTTGGAACAGCTCCTATTATATGGTGAGTCGCCTTCTGGAGCAGCGGTGGCCGGTGGCTGCGGTCTTGTCAGACCCAGACCTCACCAAAAGGGGAAAGCACTACCTCGATTTGAAGACGAGCCAGTGGGCCCTACTGGAAGAACTTCAGCAAGTTCTGAAGCCCTTTGAGGAAGCCACTACCTTCCTAAGTGCAGAGAGTTATGTGACAGTCTCTACACTGCCTCGACTGGTGAAGGGTCTCCAGAAATCTACTCAGAACAGATCCTTTGAGTGTGTTCCAATAAACgcgtttcagacagaggcagaTGAGCAGATAGCTACCAGGTGGACCAGAGAGACCACATTCAGTGAGGATggtccaaatgtgtgtgtctgtgctacTGCCCTTGACCCCAG GTACCGCAGGCTTGGTTTCTTATCACCCGATGAGATACAAAAAGTGCAAGCCGAACTTCAGGCTCTTGCACTTGACgcaagaagaaggaagaaggaacGGCTTCAAGCAGGTATGGAGCCGGGTGACTCAGACAGTGACCAACCTGGAGGAAAGCTGCCCATCCAAGGTAAGAAGTCTCTGCTAGTCTCATTGATGGACTCAGACTCAGACGACAGCAACAATGATGATGAccaggaagatgaagaggaaatgTTGAGGAAGGAAGTACAAATGTACTTTGGTGAACATAAGAAGGTCAGGAGCCTCAGCCCACTGCAGTGGTGGAGGGATAATGAAGGAAAGTTCCCCAACCTGGCTCAGCTGGCCAGATCATACCTGGCTGTACCCGCAACATCAACGCCATCTGAGCGTCTCTTCTCAGCTGCTGGGAACATTGTTAGTAAAAAAAGAGCAAGCCTGACACCTGACCACGTAGACATGctcacatttcttcattttaatgcTTAG